Genomic window (Oncorhynchus masou masou isolate Uvic2021 chromosome 26, UVic_Omas_1.1, whole genome shotgun sequence):
ttgttcagagacacattattccatttctgttagtcacatgtctgtggaacttgttcagtttatgttcaGTTtattataggcaacttttgaaatattttgtagtgacgtcgcgttttttgtaagctgtttttttctggatcaaacgcactttataaatggacattttggatatatatgaacgtaattaatcgaacaaaatgaccaattgtgatgtttatgggacatattggagtgccaacaaaagaagcttgtcaaaggtaatacatgttttatattttatttccacgttttgtgtagcacctgcagggttgaaatatgcttaccctctttgtttactgttggtgctatcatcagataatagcttcttatgctttcgccgaaaagcattttaaaaatctgacatgttggctggattcacaacgagtgtagctttaattgagtatcttacatgtgtgatttaatgaaagtttgaattttatagtattttatttgaatctggtgctctgcattttccctgggtattggccagttgagacatttgcgtcccgcctattccaaagaggttttaaacaaatcacaatagattttagattcttcaaagtagccaccctttgccttgataacagctttgcacaatattggtgttctctcaaccagcttcatgaggtcgtccCCTTGattgcatttcagttaacaggtgtgccttcttaaaaataatttgtggaatttctttccttcttaatgcgtttgagccaatcagttgcgttgtgacaaggtaggagtggtatacagaagatagctctatttggtaaaagaccaagtccatattatggcaagaacagctcaaataagcaaagagaaacgacagtccatcatttaagacatgaaggtcagtcaatgaggaagatttcaagaactttgaaagtttttcaaatgcagtcgcaaaaaccatcaagcgctatgatgaaactggctctcatgaggatcgccacaggaaaggaagaccgagcgttacctctactgcagaggataagttcattagagttaccagcctcagaaattgcagcccaaacaaatgcttcccagagttccagtaacatacacatctcaacatcaactgttcagacgtgactgtgtgaatcaggccttcatggttgaattgctgcaaagaaaccactactaaaggataccaataataagaagagacttgcttaggccaaaggacacaagcaattgacattagacctgtggaaatttgtcctttggtctggagtcaaAATGGgagtttttggttccaaccactgtgtctttgtgagatgcggtgtgggtgaacggatgatcttggATGATGcatttcccaccataaagcatgtaGGAGGagttgttatggtgtgggggtgctttgctggtgacactgtctgtgatttatttagaattcacagcattctgcagcaattcaccatcccatctggtttgggcttagtgggactatcatttgtttttcaataggacaatgacccaacacacctccaggctgtgtaagggatattttatcaagaaggagagtgatggagtgctgcatcagatgacctggcctccacaatccccgacctcaaccaacttgagatggtttgggatgagtcggatcgcagagtgaagaaaagcagccaacaagtgcttagcttatgtgggaactccttgaagactgttggaaaagcattccaggtgaagctggttgagagaatgccaagagtgtgcaaagctgtcgtcaaggtgAGGgatggttactttgaagaatctaaaatctaaaatatattttgatttgtttaacatgtttttggttcctacatgattccatatgtgttatttcctatttttgttgtcttcaccattattctacaatgtaaaaaatagtaaaaatgttgttatgttacagctttagtctaaatggattaaatagtttccacccctcatcaatctacacacaataccccataatgacaaagcaaaaacacatttttaaacatttttgaaaaaatgattataaataaaaaactgaaatataacatttacataattattcagaccctttactcagtattttgtggaagcaccttgggcagcgattacagccttgagtcttcttgggtattactgtttttatttttaattcaaatcaattttttctttgtcattatggggtattgtgtgtatattgatgagggggaaacatatttaatccattttagaataagactgtaacataacaaaatgtggaaaaggggaaggggtctgaatacttttccaatgcactatatatatacacactaccattcaaatgtttggggtcacttagaaatgtccttgtttttgaaagaaaagcacatgttttgtccattaatataacaacaaattgatcagaaatacagtgtagagattgttaatgttgtaaatgactgttgtagctggaaacagcagatttttaatggaatatctacataggcgtacagaggcccattatcagcaaccatcactcctgtgttccaatggcacgttgtgatagctaatccaagtgtatcattttaaaaggctaattgatcattagaaaacccctttgcaattatgttagcacagctgaaactgttgttttgattaaTGAAGCAAAaacactggccttctttagactagttgagtatctggagcatcagcatttgtagtGTATATTGAACATATCTGAGGGGACACGTGCCCATGGAAATGATGCCTCTGGGGCGAGCCGCCATGCAGGTGAGCATTTTTTGTTCTGTAGGCAGCTCTGTGTGAGTGTTCACCAGCTGACACAtacacaaagtcataaaatctgatttaaaataatacctaaccctaaccttaaaataTGACCAAAAAGCTactttttgttttcatgaattatAATATAGCCAATTTtaactttgcagctggcccatctagtggAAATTGCTCGTTTCTGCCTCAAGGACAAGACTCATCCTTATAAAGCCTGTGCTCCCCCTGCCATTGTAGTTTTGACAATTAAGCAGGATTTGGCTTGGCAGTAGGGTTTGGTTAAACCAAGGGATTTGGGTTGGGAGCATGGTTAAAACTTTATAAGGTATTCAGGGTAAATCTGAGACTTTTTAAAAACTACGAACACATGCGGCTCTTGGATGTTGTCCACACAGCTGTCATAGGCGATGGATCCTCCTGTTTCTTTAAGAGGTGGTGTCAGACAGCTGGAGTTTCCCACAGTGTAGTCTCCAACCAGCACACGACAAACAAACATGGACCTCACTCCGGACTGGCTGGTATAGTAACTAGCATCCCTGGCAAAGTAATTTCCTGAAATAAATGAATAATGTTTAGCTTAGATTTTCCTTTACAAAAAATGTCCTTTATAAAACCAGTTTTGTTGCTTGGAATATATGACTGCGTATTTGGAGAATTGATTGTTTAATTATACTATTGCTGCATTCACGTGCCGGTCGGAAGTGGGAAACTTCCCAATAAGGAAGTTGTAAATCTGACATGATTGTGTTTAATGCAGCTAGTCAGAACTTGTCAGAATTGTTCTACTtagtagtatgatatgttatgtttggtgtgGTTACATAAAACAGAGGTCACTTAAGGCAAAAATCAAGGGTGGTTGGTCCGGGTGGATGGGTAAGCTTATAATgcgaatgtctagcaacccaaaggttgtatgtttgaatctcatcatggacaactttagcaatttagctaattagcaactttgcactacttactacttttcagctgctttgcaactacttagcatattAGCTAACCTtagccctatcccctagcccAGCTGAAGTTAGCCACAGCAAATGATAATTTGTGACATATTGTACATATTGCATGCAAATTCCTATTATATTctacgaattgcaattcgtaatATATCATaagaattgtaattcgtaacatatcatactatatGGAGTGTCTTGATTCTATGTACAGCACAatatgaaatgcttacttgtgcTACTTTGAACTCTGAATGAATTTTGTGAATGTGGTGTAAGTGCTTCTTAAGTCAGAACAATTCTTCAACCAATAagattttagctagctagatagcattATATAGCTTGCTTAACATTGACTATATGGTCAACTAGCTACATTTTCAACATTAATAAGTTGTAATTGTCAAACAGATTTTGTGTCATCTTTTGGTTGAAAAGGTAAAAGGTCAGCGATGAAACCTCACAACTCGGAAACTTTCTCCCACATTTCCACTTTAAGAGTTGGGGTAATTAAGAGTTGTGGTGTCATTCAAGTGAAACATACAAGTTGGAAACGTATATTTACAAAAATTCAGATAGCACGTGAACGGACCAGATTTAGCgatttatccataataatctataTTCACAGACATAGACAATCAAATCGTGTCAATACAACAGTTATTGATTTGGGTATTGCATATACACAATACTGGCATCATACCTTTTCCATAGGGAATGTCATTGTTTCCACATACTCTCCAGTCAAAGTTGTCTTTGCAAATTCTGTCAACATGTTCAGAGACCGTTCCATGGAAAAGCTGTTTCTCCATGATACGTGTCCCTGAGGATTTCATCTGATCTCTTTGCCTAAAAAGGAATATGTTGGAATTGATTTATTACAGTAGGCAATCATATACATTTTAGTGAGACTAACAAAGGTGCCATTCAAATGTTCAAATGCAGAATCACTGTGTATCTACTGTACAGTATTTGAATACTGATATATAGAAAATCACTTTGTTCATAAAAGGGAACGTTCACCCAAATTGATTGTGCAGCTCAATTAAGATACTTATAGATGTGGGCATGAAgctcaaaaaaatctaaaattggTACCATTGACTTGAATGGAATGCTGTCTTACCTTATCCATGGACTTCATTCAGGGTAAGGAAACCACAAtgtcatttgggtgaactatcctttCAACTGTATGATTTAATTTTGCATAGAGATCAGCTTCCATCAGTTTTAGTAAATATGATCCATATCTTACATTATTTTCTAAATATTGATagaatacaaataaaaatatgaCTAAATCTGAACCAGCTACAGTAAGAAGAAAAACTATTTTGTTGTATTTTGAGTGAACTATCTCTTTAAGAAACATACAGCTCATAGAAGTTCCATTGGTAAAGGTTTTGTACTCTCTCAATGGTGAGTATGTGAAACCCCACAGCGGTTTTCTCAAAACGGGCCTTAATGTCTTTGTGTTCAGCTGTTGAGCTTGGCAACAAAACCATCTGTGAAGACATAGAAAACCCTCTCATAAGCTCATTCATAATGATACATGCTTCTAGACAACACAGAATGGTTTTGCATGCTACACCATCTTTCCTGAAGGATACGATTGCGGGTCTTATTCAAACAAGTTAATCTGATCATTTAATGTAACATCACATCCACAGTGAACATTGTCACAATGCATGTATGTTTTATGCTTTTTGGGTGTTTTTCCATTACCTCAAAGCCGTTCCCAGGCAATCGAGACTGGTCCCAGTAAGGTGGCACAATCGAAGTGTTGGTATTAGACATGCTTAAGGAAGAAGTGAGGGGATACAAATTGTCATCAATGATTATATTGTCCTCATCATGCCACAAAGGTAGCTAATACCTATCTGGAGACTCACTCAATATCACCCTTAGTGAACCAAAATCTAATTACATAATCTTGCCCAGATTATTTCAATGTAGTATTTTTTTTTAGAAAATCAATAATTCAGTTTGCTGTATTTCACTCTTACCAAATTGCTCTCTGAACATCTATGGCAGAGTTGAAGATCGGACGTCTTCTTATCAGTCTTTGGGTGTGTGAGCTCCTGTTACTCTGGATCATGTCTAAAAAAGAATATCTTTCTCAGTTCAGAAAGTAAAGCAGGTAGATACTAAAGCAGGTAGATACTAAAACAGGTAGATAATATCAGCCTACCTTCCAAATTGACTTCATAGGTGTGTCGTCCAGCAGTGAACTCAAACACTGAGCCAAGAGAGGGATCACTGTACACCCTCTCTAGGTCCTCCATAGTCTtagtacacaacacacacacacacacacacacacacacacacacacacacacacacacacacacacacacattagggatacttttttcttttctttgtgCCATATTAGAGGGGGAAATTAGGTATCACTACATACTGATGACCAAAATGCATTCCagcattcctcctctccttcccagtacCAAGCCCACTTGGTAGCAAGGACAGCTTCTGGTTGGTCCAGGGAGGAAACCGTAGCAAGTCGCCGAACTTTGCTGTGACCGCGGATCATGAGGATAAAATTCACCGGTGGTGTTCCATGGCTAGGGCATAAAAAACACTTTCAAGGCTTTTACTTCATTTTTACACATTTAGTAATTGTCTCGGTTTAAAATAGATACCTCTCGGTCTTTGCTGGGTCACAGTAGTCTCTCTCAATGCCCTCATTCTCTGGGATACATGACCAACCAAGTCCATTCTCCACCTCCCATTGATATGGCATAGTAGAATGGACACCCATACACACATCTTAAATATAAATCAATATCAGTGCAATAAACCCATACCGATTAAGTCAGGGAAATtagaacatacatttttgtcaaaAGATTGTAAAGAAGAATTTCTATCACAAATGGTGCATTTCCACTGATAATACCGCAGTGTTATACTGTACCTCCTTCAAAGCAACGTCCAAAAAGGAagccaagacaaatttcttttTTTTCTGTGAAAAATTTAAGATTTCACATTTCAATATCATATTAGGTTGCAAAGCTTGCAAGTTTTTTGAAGACCATATGAAGTTAAAGTGCAGAAATACAGTAACATAAACAAAGCATTACATGTTAGAATCTCAATAATTATGTAAGTagaccttcagaaagtattcatacccctcaaCTTGTTCcacaatttgttgtgttacagcctgaattgaaattggataaaatatattttttctcgCCCCTCTACAGActatagcccataatgacaaagcaaaaacatatttGTAGAAATGTTTACTAATGTAGTGAAAACTAAATATCTAACTTACACAGTAGTCACACCCCTGAGTCTATATCTtgtagaagcacatttggcagcgatgacAGCTGTGAGCCTCTCTGGGTCTCTAAGagtgtgcaacatttgcccattattctttttagaattcttcaagttctgtcaaattggtttTGATCATTACTAAACaatcattttcaggtcttgcaatagattttcaagtggatttaagtcaaaactgtaactcagccactccgGAACATTCACTTTATTCTTGGTgagaaactccagtgtagatttggccatgTGTTTAAGATTATTCTcccgctgaaaggtgaattcttcttcttggaaagcagactgaaccaggttttcctctaggatttttcctgtgctttgCTCCATTACATTTCTTTTAtattctgaaaaactccccagtctttaatgattacaagcatacccataacatgctgcagccaccattatgcttgaaaatatggagaggggtactcagtaatgtgttgtattggatttgccccaaacataacactatTCAGGACAGAAAAtgtattgctttgccacattgtttggtagtattactttagtgcattTATGCAaccaggatgcatgttttggaatgtttttattctgtacaagcttccttcttttcactctatcaattaggttagtattgtggattaTCTACAATGGtgctgatccatcctcagttttctcccattaTAGCCATTAAACTGGggtggcatggtagcctagtggttagagtgttggactagtaactgaaaggttgcagcTTCCCtgggctgacaaggtacaaatctgtcgttctgcccgtgaacaggcagttaacccactgttcctaggcagtcattgaaaataagaatttgttcttaactgacttgcctggttaaataaaggtaaaataaaacaaataaaaaaactctaactgttttaaagtcaccattggcctcatggtgaaatacctgagtggtttcctgcgtctttgtagtgactgggtgtattgatacaccgtccaaagtgtaattaataccaCACTCAAAggtatattcaatgtctgtttttttacccatctaccaataggtgcccttctttgcgtggcattggaaaaacctccctcctctttgtggttgaatctgtatttgaaattcactgctcgactgagggaccttacagataattgtaggtgtggggtatagagatgagatagtcattcaaaaatcatgttcaacactattattgtacacagagtgagtccatgcaatttaagAACATTTGTTAAGGAAAATTGTACTCATGAACTTATTTGGGCTTACCATAACAACGGGGTTGAATACATATTGACTCAAGATTATGAATGTAACATTTTATAAAAACATAatcccactttgacattatgggttattgtgtgtaggccagcgaCAAACaaacatctaaatgtaatccattttaaatgcaggcaaaatgtggaaaatatcAAGGggcttgaatactttctgaaggcactgtgtatcCGTTGTGGCAAGTAGGCTCAAAATAAATGGGTCATTCGACAAATAGTGACTTTAATGTCACTTAGACAATACGTCTGTAAATAAACCACACAATTGAACAGTTGGATCACATACATCTACACTCTAACTAAACTAAACCATGTTAAAATTCCAATAGCAGTGTTTTTTTTCTGAAAATCTCTATTTTAACCCACTTGAACCCAAGATCTACCCatgttttcaccatcattgtcaccatcattgtaaagccctagttattttggcATTTTAGGGAAAGTAAATGCTGAAGATTTTTAGCTTATTTAATGTGATTGGTAAACCCTTTACTAGGTTTAAATTCAACCTTGTAATGCGAACTGGACTCTCGATTTAATATGGTAAAACTATTCctttaaatatatgtttttcatAACAAACACTGAATATTAATAGTTAAATCATAGTTAAAAATCTGTGTCTACGCTGTGGCTATTTTCTGGTGTTTTGAAGTGGAAAACTGAGCAGGTCGAGCGTAatacatcaaccctgttactcaTAGATAGATAGACTAGAAATATTTTAACAAGTTCAAATATTGTTGTTAAGCTTGCATTCAATTTCTCCTCACTGTTACATagaacaagcttccattcccccggTCACAAAGTGAATTTTGGCTGATTTAAGATTAAATTGTCAACCTtgttgacttgcctagttaaatagaggttacatttaaaaatgtaaattaaataaAACTTGTTATGGTCAATCCTGTCACTTTTATTGTCACCTTTATAGTAATTTTTCTTAATTGAACCTCTTCAGATGGGGCAACTTTATGGCAGAATAAATTGTTATATTTGACAAGATTACACTACCCAAAATGCACTCTAATCTAGTAATGAACCAAATATGTATATTTAGCATTACTAATAATGTAGTGAATCATTTTGTAATTTGTGTAAATGCATTAGCTAGAGGGAAAATTAAACAATATTTTTAAAACAATATTTTGATAATTTCCCAAATTGGGCTCATTTGCAGCACCTTTCATGATTTTATGAAATTGGTAGGTCTGTAGCAAAGTCTCAGCATATCCCATGGCATCACTGGTATTCCCAGTGATCTCAATCTCTCTTTTGTCCACATCCTCACGAATATGAATATGGAAAGCCATACTGTGTGTAAAGAGACAAGAAGAAAaagaacaataacaacaacaacaggtcaTTTACTCACCTGTTTCTTTACcatcacattttttttttgcatgtgCTAAAAAAGT
Coding sequences:
- the LOC135515029 gene encoding protein mono-ADP-ribosyltransferase PARP12-like isoform X2, with translation MAFHIHIREDVDKREIEITGNTSDAMGYAETLLQTYQFHKIMKEKKEICLGFLFGRCFEGDVCMGVHSTMPYQWEVENGLGWSCIPENEGIERDYCDPAKTESKVRRLATVSSLDQPEAVLATKWAWYWEGEEECWNAFWSSTMEDLERVYSDPSLGSVFEFTAGRHTYEVNLEDMIQSNRSSHTQRLIRRRPIFNSAIDVQRAICMSNTNTSIVPPYWDQSRLPGNGFEMVLLPSSTAEHKDIKARFEKTAVGFHILTIERVQNLYQWNFYELQRDQMKSSGTRIMEKQLFHGTVSEHVDRICKDNFDWRVCGNNDIPYGKGNYFARDASYYTSQSGVRSMFVCRVLVGDYTVGNSSCLTPPLKETGGSIAYDSCVDNIQEPHVFVVFKKSQIYPEYLIKF
- the LOC135515029 gene encoding protein mono-ADP-ribosyltransferase PARP12-like isoform X1 gives rise to the protein MAFHIHIREDVDKREIEITGNTSDAMGYAETLLQTYQFHKIMKEKKEICLGFLFGRCFEGDVCMGVHSTMPYQWEVENGLGWSCIPENEGIERDYCDPAKTESHGTPPVNFILMIRGHSKVRRLATVSSLDQPEAVLATKWAWYWEGEEECWNAFWSSTMEDLERVYSDPSLGSVFEFTAGRHTYEVNLEDMIQSNRSSHTQRLIRRRPIFNSAIDVQRAICMSNTNTSIVPPYWDQSRLPGNGFEMVLLPSSTAEHKDIKARFEKTAVGFHILTIERVQNLYQWNFYELQRDQMKSSGTRIMEKQLFHGTVSEHVDRICKDNFDWRVCGNNDIPYGKGNYFARDASYYTSQSGVRSMFVCRVLVGDYTVGNSSCLTPPLKETGGSIAYDSCVDNIQEPHVFVVFKKSQIYPEYLIKF